The genomic window CTTCCACCTGCCCGAGGGCACCGGACCGGTTCGCCTGTATGCCCGCGTCTACGATCCGGGGGGCAACTCCTTCCCGCTGCGCATCTGGTCGCTGGATGACCTGCAGGACCACCGCGCCGACACCAGCCTGTTCCTGGGCTTCATCTACGGCCTGATCGCCGCCCTGCTGGTGTACAACCTGTTCATCCTGCTGACCCTGCGCGACCCGGCGTACTTCTGGTACGTGCTGACGACCGCCAGCGCCCTGCTCTTCAGCCTGGGGATGAGCGGCCACGGCTTCGAGTACTTCTGGCCCGACCATCCGGTGCCCTGGTGGCTGGACCGCATCACCCTGCCCTCGCTCTGGGGCCTGTGCGTGCACCGCTTCACCATCACCCTGCTGCAGACCCGCCGCCACGTGCGCTGGTCGCACTGGCTGCTGAACCTGAACTGCGCGCTGTACCTGCTGACCATCGTCCTCGGCGCCCTGCACCTGCGCGGCGTGGCCAGCTGGATGCTGGTGGTGATCACCCTGATCGGCGTGCCGGCGGCCCTGGGCGGCGCCCTGGTGCGCTGGCGCCAGGGATCGTTCCCGGCCTTCCTCTACCTGCTCGGCTTCGGCCTGGTGCTGACCAGCGTGAGTGTCTCCGTGCTGCGCGCCACCGGCCTGGTGCAGCCCTCGCCGCTGACCTCGTACGTCTTCCCCATCGCCGTGGCCATGGAGTCGGTCCTGTTCTCCTTCGCCCTCACCTCGCGCATCCAGGGCCTGAAACGCGAGCGCGCGCAGGCGCTGGAACAGGCGGACCGGGAGAAGAGCGCGCGCCTGACGCTGATGCAGAGCGCCCAGCACGACCTGGCCAAGGCCGTGGCCGAGCGCACCGCCGAACTGACCCAGAGCAACCAGCTGCTGCGCGAGCGCGAAGTCCAGCTGCAGCACGCCGCGCATTACGACCCGCTGACCGGCCTGCCGAACCGGCGCTACCTGGTGGAGCACGCCGAGCACGCCCTGGCCAATGCCCAGCAGAATGGCGAAACCCTGGCGCTGATGCTGATCGACCTCGACCACTTCAAGCCGATCAACGACAGCCACGGCCACGATGCTGGCGACTTCATGCTGCAGAACGTAGGCAATCGCCTGCGCCAGTGCGTGCGCGGCAGCGATTGCGTGGCGCGCCTGGGCGGCGACGAGTTCGCGGCGTTGATCGCAGGCCCGGATGCCGAGGGCCACGCCAAGGAGATCGCCTGCCGCATCCTCAACGAGCTGTCGCGCCCGGTGCAGTTCGACAACCTGGAACTGCGCGTCACGCCGAGCATCGGCGTGGCCATCTACCCCAGCCACGCGATGCAGTTCAGCAAGCTGTACAAGGCCGCCGACCAGGCGCTCTACGACGTGAAGGGCAACGGCCGGGCGGCCTACGCCATGGCCAGCGAGGCCGGCGGCGAAACCAGCGAGCTCTGGCCGGAAAAAGAATGGCTGGAGAACGAACGGCTGGAAAGCGAAGACCGCGCCTGATCAGCTGCGGTAGCGGCGTGGCACGCGGGCGGTGACCTTGGTCAGCAACTCGTAGCCGATGGTCCCGGCGTGGGCTGCGACCTCATCCACCGGCAGGTTGGCGCCCCACAGCTCGACGCGATCGCCCACGGCGGCGCCGGGAAGGTCGGTCAGGTCCACCGCCAGCATGTCCATGGACACGCGCCCGGCCAGCGGCGCGCGCTGGCCATCCACCAGCAGCGGCGTGCCGCTGGGCGCGTGCCGCGGGTACCCGTCGGCGTAGCCGCAACTCACGGTGCCGATGCGCGACGGCCGCTCGGCCACCCAGGTAGCGCCATAGCCGACGCTCTCCCCCACCGCGACCTCGCGCACCGCGATGAGCTGCGCCTCCAGGCTCATGGCCGGGCGCAGGCCCAGTTCGGCGGCGCCGATGTCGGCAAAGGGCGTGGCGCCATAGAGCATGATGCCGGGCCGCACCCAGTCCATGTGCGCGGCGGGAATGGTCAGCACGGCGGCGGAATTGGCCAGCGAGCGCAGGTCGAAGTCCAGGTCCAGCACGCTGAGGAAGCAGGCCACCTGGTCCTCGGTCAGCTCGTCGCCGCGCAGGTCGGCATTGGCGAAGTGGCTCATCAGGTTCAGCTCGGCCACCTGGGGCGCCTGGCGCAGACGCGGATGCCAGTCACGCAGCGCTGCGGGCGAGAAGCCCAGGCGGTGCATGCCCGAATCCAGCTTCATCCACACGTTGAGCGCGCTGGGCAACTGCGCGGCGAGCAGCGCCTGGGCCTGCTCGGGGCCTTGCACCGCGACGTCCAGGCGCAGTTGTGCGGCGATCAGGTACTCCGCCGGCTCGAAGCAGCCCTCCAGCAGCAGGATGCGCGCGCCGGCGTGCAGGGCGCGCACCTCGGCGGCTTCCTCCAGGCAGGCCACGGCAAAACCATCGGCCTCGTCGTGCAGGCAGCTCACCACCTCCCGCGCGCCATGCCCGTAGGCATTCGCCTTGACCACCGCGAAGGCTTCGCGTCCGGGCGCACAGCGCTTGGCGAGGGCGTAATTGTGGCGAATGGCGGCAAGATCGACGTGGGCGACGAGCGGGCGCATGGCGGCCTCTGCAATGAAAACGGGCGCCTATCTTAAGGCGCCCGTCGGTCACGCGGAATGCGGCATCGTTACTCGTCTTCGAAGTTGTACATGCCGGGCGCGAGGTTCTCGAAGCGGCTGTAGCGACCGAGGAAGGCGACGCGCACGGTGCCGATGGGGCCGTTACGCTGCTTGCCGATGATGATCTCGGCCACGCCCTTGAACTCGGTTTCCGGGTGATACACCTCGTCGCGGTAGACGAACATGATCACGTCGGCGTCCTGCTCGATCGCGCCGGATTCGCGCAGGTCAGAGTTCACCGGGCGTTTGTTGGGGCGCTGTTCCAGCGAGCGGTTGAGCTGGGAAAGCGCCACCACCGGGCAGTTGAACTCCTTCGCCAGCGCCTTGAGCGAGCGGGAGATCTCGGAAATCTCGTTGGTGCGGTTGTCGCCGGCGGA from Pseudomonas sp. GCEP-101 includes these protein-coding regions:
- a CDS encoding GGDEF domain-containing protein, whose translation is MRRAFVLLLTLLFCHTALAFELDDKASGAWLNDHLELLQEQAGPLSLDAVRGSRDFVPANGRTSVGQSPSGWWLRLDLDRRTSPPGGWWLEVDAVNLQDLRLYLPDDAGAYREVRSGEAVPFAQGRDRDYRRPVFHLPEGTGPVRLYARVYDPGGNSFPLRIWSLDDLQDHRADTSLFLGFIYGLIAALLVYNLFILLTLRDPAYFWYVLTTASALLFSLGMSGHGFEYFWPDHPVPWWLDRITLPSLWGLCVHRFTITLLQTRRHVRWSHWLLNLNCALYLLTIVLGALHLRGVASWMLVVITLIGVPAALGGALVRWRQGSFPAFLYLLGFGLVLTSVSVSVLRATGLVQPSPLTSYVFPIAVAMESVLFSFALTSRIQGLKRERAQALEQADREKSARLTLMQSAQHDLAKAVAERTAELTQSNQLLREREVQLQHAAHYDPLTGLPNRRYLVEHAEHALANAQQNGETLALMLIDLDHFKPINDSHGHDAGDFMLQNVGNRLRQCVRGSDCVARLGGDEFAALIAGPDAEGHAKEIACRILNELSRPVQFDNLELRVTPSIGVAIYPSHAMQFSKLYKAADQALYDVKGNGRAAYAMASEAGGETSELWPEKEWLENERLESEDRA
- the alr gene encoding alanine racemase; the protein is MRPLVAHVDLAAIRHNYALAKRCAPGREAFAVVKANAYGHGAREVVSCLHDEADGFAVACLEEAAEVRALHAGARILLLEGCFEPAEYLIAAQLRLDVAVQGPEQAQALLAAQLPSALNVWMKLDSGMHRLGFSPAALRDWHPRLRQAPQVAELNLMSHFANADLRGDELTEDQVACFLSVLDLDFDLRSLANSAAVLTIPAAHMDWVRPGIMLYGATPFADIGAAELGLRPAMSLEAQLIAVREVAVGESVGYGATWVAERPSRIGTVSCGYADGYPRHAPSGTPLLVDGQRAPLAGRVSMDMLAVDLTDLPGAAVGDRVELWGANLPVDEVAAHAGTIGYELLTKVTARVPRRYRS